In Pleurocapsa sp. PCC 7319, the following are encoded in one genomic region:
- the fabZ gene encoding 3-hydroxyacyl-ACP dehydratase FabZ: MSTVQDSVLATPDTDLKTTFSVQEIHQLLPHRAPFALVDRIIDYVPGEKAVGIKNVTFNEPFFPGHIPDFPLMPGVLMVEAMAQVGGIVLVQLPDMAGKFFAFAGIDKVRFRRPVVPGDRLTMTVELLSLKQNRIAKMQGKGEVDGELAVKGEMMFSLIDK; this comes from the coding sequence ATGTCAACCGTTCAAGATTCTGTTTTAGCAACTCCAGATACTGACCTTAAAACAACTTTTAGTGTTCAAGAAATTCATCAACTATTACCTCATCGCGCCCCTTTTGCTCTAGTAGATCGCATTATTGATTATGTCCCTGGGGAGAAAGCTGTAGGAATTAAAAATGTTACCTTTAATGAGCCCTTTTTTCCCGGACATATTCCTGATTTTCCCTTAATGCCTGGAGTATTAATGGTCGAAGCAATGGCTCAGGTGGGAGGAATTGTCTTAGTTCAGCTACCAGACATGGCTGGTAAGTTTTTTGCCTTTGCCGGAATCGATAAAGTTCGTTTTCGTCGTCCTGTAGTTCCAGGCGATCGCTTGACGATGACAGTAGAACTTTTATCATTAAAACAAAATCGCATTGCCAAAATGCAGGGTAAAGGGGAAGTAGATGGCGAACTTGCGGTTAAAGGGGAAATGATGTTTTCCTTGATCGATAAGTGA
- the accB gene encoding acetyl-CoA carboxylase biotin carboxyl carrier protein, which yields MSINFQELRDLLGAISKTDISELILKNDDFELTVRKEAKLISVPQVTAVSTPVVETINTPATPPPPVATVTMTEATPEAPSASAVDDKKWVDITSPMVGTFYSAPAPDEDPFVSVGDRINKGDTVCIIEAMKLMNEIEGEVSGQIMEISVENGEPVEFGQVLMRVNPG from the coding sequence GTGTCTATAAATTTTCAAGAACTCCGCGACTTACTAGGAGCGATCTCTAAAACCGACATTTCGGAGTTGATTCTTAAGAATGATGACTTTGAATTAACTGTGCGTAAGGAAGCAAAATTAATTTCTGTTCCCCAAGTTACAGCTGTCTCCACCCCAGTAGTCGAAACAATCAACACTCCAGCTACCCCACCCCCCCCGGTAGCCACTGTGACTATGACAGAGGCTACTCCCGAAGCACCATCTGCTTCTGCAGTTGATGATAAAAAATGGGTGGATATTACCTCTCCTATGGTCGGAACCTTTTACTCTGCTCCCGCACCAGATGAAGATCCATTTGTGTCTGTAGGCGATCGCATTAATAAAGGCGATACCGTATGCATTATTGAAGCGATGAAATTAATGAATGAAATTGAAGGAGAAGTATCTGGGCAAATTATGGAAATTTCGGTCGAAAATGGTGAACCAGTAGAGTTTGGACAAGTATTGATGAGAGTTAATCCGGGCTAA
- the lpxA gene encoding acyl-ACP--UDP-N-acetylglucosamine O-acyltransferase, whose protein sequence is MSTLIHPTAVINNHAQLHPTVRVEPYAVIGSQVTIGANTVVGSHAIIDGLTEIGADNQIFPGAAIGLEPQDLKYKGANSRVIIGDRNRIREYVTINRATEEGEATVLGNDNLLMAYSHVGHNCLIGNEVVIANSVAIAGHVHIESMAIISGVLGIHQFVHIGRLAMVGGMSRISRDVPPYMMVEGNPARVRSLNLTGLKRRGFSHDEIRELKKAFSCLYLKKLSLNEAIAKLEMLSDNQYIQHLRNFVHQSSSPGRRGLIFSKN, encoded by the coding sequence TTGAGCACCTTAATTCATCCGACTGCTGTTATAAATAATCACGCCCAACTGCATCCGACGGTAAGAGTTGAACCATACGCGGTAATCGGTAGTCAGGTTACTATTGGTGCGAATACAGTAGTAGGAAGCCATGCCATCATTGATGGACTAACGGAAATTGGTGCTGATAATCAAATTTTTCCTGGTGCGGCGATTGGTTTAGAACCTCAAGATTTAAAGTATAAAGGGGCAAATAGTCGAGTAATCATTGGCGATCGCAATCGTATCCGAGAGTATGTAACGATTAATCGTGCTACCGAAGAAGGGGAAGCCACTGTACTGGGTAACGATAATTTATTGATGGCCTATAGTCATGTGGGGCATAATTGTCTCATTGGCAATGAAGTGGTAATTGCTAATAGTGTAGCGATCGCTGGTCATGTTCATATAGAATCAATGGCAATTATTAGTGGTGTTTTAGGTATTCATCAGTTTGTCCATATCGGTCGTCTGGCAATGGTAGGCGGAATGAGCCGTATTAGCCGTGATGTGCCCCCTTATATGATGGTAGAGGGTAATCCTGCCCGAGTACGTTCACTTAACCTCACAGGGCTAAAAAGGCGGGGTTTTTCTCATGATGAAATTCGCGAACTTAAAAAAGCTTTTAGTTGTTTGTATTTAAAAAAGCTCTCCTTGAATGAGGCGATCGCTAAATTAGAGATGTTATCTGACAATCAATATATTCAGCATCTACGAAATTTCGTGCATCAATCAAGCTCTCCAGGTAGACGAGGGCTGATTTTCAGCAAGAATTGA
- the efp gene encoding elongation factor P, with translation MISSNDFRTGVTVELDGSVWRVVEFLHVKPGKGSAFVRTKLKNVQSGNTVEKTFRAGETVPQANLEKRTMQHTYKDGDEFVFMDMETYEETRLNSESLGDRMNFLKEEMEVNVIFWNDKVLEIELPTSVVLEITDTDPGVKGDTATGGTKPATVETGAQVMVPLFISIGEKIKVDTRDGSYLGREN, from the coding sequence ATGATTTCTAGTAATGACTTTCGCACAGGAGTTACTGTCGAGCTAGATGGCTCTGTCTGGCGGGTAGTAGAATTCCTCCACGTCAAACCAGGCAAGGGTTCGGCTTTTGTCAGAACTAAGCTCAAAAATGTGCAGTCGGGAAATACAGTCGAAAAAACTTTTCGCGCCGGTGAAACCGTTCCTCAGGCTAATTTAGAAAAACGTACGATGCAGCATACCTATAAAGATGGCGATGAATTTGTCTTTATGGATATGGAAACTTACGAAGAGACTCGTTTAAATAGCGAAAGCTTGGGCGATCGCATGAATTTTCTCAAAGAAGAAATGGAAGTTAATGTCATCTTTTGGAATGACAAAGTGCTAGAGATAGAATTACCAACCTCAGTAGTTTTAGAAATTACCGATACTGATCCTGGAGTAAAAGGAGATACGGCGACAGGAGGGACTAAACCCGCTACTGTAGAAACAGGAGCCCAGGTAATGGTACCTTTGTTTATCTCCATTGGCGAAAAAATTAAAGTTGATACTCGTGATGGTTCTTATTTGGGTCGAGAAAATTAA
- a CDS encoding peptidylprolyl isomerase, which translates to MNSEKKILFKWFQPWLTNQVLNVVLTLVIFIAGLFSWPTPASAILAQGDAVTDPRAILRYSLPIDNDFVRKLQGNLEDISNQLRGKRWQNINRDLKNASFVLSSRREKLLATVPNERKTQAESLIEQLAAGTEELKEIVAAKDREATYVKRQELLGLVGDLEQLMVVGFPFEIPEEYNNLPQLLGRATVAMETNKGDLEIVIDGYSAPVNGGNFVDLVKRGFYDGLDFNRAEDFYILQAGDPPGKEVGFIDPQTNQYRAIPLEVLVPGDELPVYGETLEELGRYLDQPAIPFNAYGAIALARPADDPNGGSSQFFFFKFDTEITPPGYNLMDGRYSVFGYLVKGKEVLEELTAGDKIISAKVIDGIENLKEP; encoded by the coding sequence ATGAACTCAGAAAAAAAAATTCTTTTTAAATGGTTCCAGCCTTGGTTAACCAATCAAGTGTTGAATGTTGTCCTGACTTTGGTAATCTTTATTGCTGGTTTGTTTAGTTGGCCAACTCCAGCATCGGCAATTCTTGCCCAAGGAGATGCAGTTACCGATCCTCGAGCTATTCTTAGATATTCTTTACCCATAGATAACGATTTTGTGAGAAAACTTCAGGGAAATTTGGAAGATATTTCCAATCAACTTCGTGGTAAGCGTTGGCAGAATATTAACCGCGATCTGAAAAATGCTAGTTTTGTTTTATCTTCTCGTCGAGAGAAACTCTTGGCAACAGTCCCTAATGAACGTAAAACTCAAGCAGAATCTTTAATTGAACAGCTAGCTGCTGGTACTGAAGAGTTAAAAGAGATCGTCGCAGCTAAAGATCGCGAAGCAACTTATGTTAAAAGGCAAGAATTACTGGGCTTAGTTGGTGATTTAGAACAATTGATGGTAGTTGGATTTCCTTTTGAAATTCCAGAGGAATACAACAACTTACCCCAGCTTTTGGGTCGGGCTACTGTAGCCATGGAAACTAATAAAGGCGATCTAGAAATTGTCATTGATGGTTATAGTGCACCAGTCAATGGTGGAAATTTTGTCGATTTGGTGAAACGGGGATTTTATGACGGTTTAGACTTCAATCGTGCCGAAGATTTCTATATTCTCCAAGCAGGCGATCCCCCAGGAAAAGAAGTTGGTTTTATCGATCCTCAAACTAATCAATACCGTGCTATTCCTTTAGAGGTACTTGTTCCCGGGGATGAATTACCTGTTTATGGTGAGACCTTAGAGGAATTGGGTCGCTATTTAGACCAGCCAGCAATTCCTTTTAATGCTTATGGCGCGATCGCTTTGGCTCGTCCTGCTGATGATCCTAATGGTGGTTCTTCGCAATTTTTCTTCTTTAAATTTGATACAGAAATTACCCCTCCTGGTTACAACCTAATGGATGGACGTTATTCGGTCTTTGGTTATCTGGTCAAAGGGAAAGAAGTCCTCGAAGAATTAACCGCAGGGGACAAAATTATCTCGGCGAAGGTGATTGATGGTATTGAAAACCTGAAAGAACCTTAA
- a CDS encoding YaaW family protein, producing the protein MDELKAGLTLATEEELQQITQILFRRRFNPLDYWQTPEPLAIQSQDWNVWIDAVDQRFRYLAADGITVLKGRTQEISYREILIKVCHYLKIPYSGNMNTTDIEAEIFLHLVSKAWNQLPTQEQNWLQTQINASLAKAHPPEPLPVRLQHSSLKILLKGSGIVVVSTILKSWLLRHIAKQFAIHLATYQAAKTALIKSGTTAVAGLGNQLALQAAKRGMAINAARYGATRGVFSLLGPIVWGYFVADLGWKAIATNYSRVIPIVFTLAQIRLIRGDYLAIS; encoded by the coding sequence TTGGATGAACTCAAGGCAGGGTTAACTTTAGCCACAGAAGAAGAATTGCAACAGATTACTCAAATTCTTTTTCGTCGTCGCTTTAATCCTCTAGATTATTGGCAAACCCCCGAGCCACTTGCCATTCAAAGTCAAGATTGGAATGTGTGGATTGATGCTGTAGACCAAAGGTTTCGTTATTTAGCAGCAGATGGCATCACCGTATTGAAGGGTCGAACTCAGGAAATATCCTATCGAGAGATCTTAATCAAGGTTTGTCACTATTTGAAGATTCCCTATTCCGGGAACATGAATACTACCGATATTGAAGCCGAGATTTTTTTGCACTTAGTGAGTAAGGCCTGGAATCAACTGCCTACTCAAGAGCAAAACTGGCTCCAAACTCAAATTAATGCTTCTTTAGCCAAGGCACATCCTCCTGAACCTCTGCCTGTGCGGTTGCAACATAGTTCTCTAAAAATACTCTTAAAAGGTAGTGGAATTGTAGTTGTAAGTACTATTTTGAAGTCCTGGTTACTCAGGCACATCGCCAAACAGTTTGCGATTCACTTGGCTACTTATCAGGCAGCTAAAACAGCTTTGATTAAAAGTGGAACAACGGCTGTAGCTGGTTTAGGAAATCAATTGGCACTACAAGCAGCCAAGAGAGGAATGGCAATTAATGCTGCCCGCTATGGGGCAACTAGAGGTGTATTTAGTCTCTTGGGACCAATAGTCTGGGGCTATTTTGTGGCCGATCTAGGCTGGAAGGCGATCGCCACAAACTACAGTCGAGTTATTCCGATAGTTTTTACTCTGGCACAGATTCGCCTAATTCGTGGTGATTACTTGGCAATAAGTTAG
- a CDS encoding serine/threonine-protein kinase — protein MYKSPNLTNHGYEINTELGRNREGGRITWQGINLTNQQTVIVKQFCFATTDSSWSGYKAYEQEIQVLEKLNHPRIPRYLESIETEDGFCLIQEYKPASNLKNFRQLTLLEIKQIALELLDILIYLQQQNPPILHRDLKPENILLDQQLNVYLVDFGFASLGSREVSGSSVFQGTPGFMAPEQIIKPTLASDIYSLGITIVCLLTNKDITEIRNLASKDDPYQLDLKSLLPKLDRQFRHWLSKMTYSKASKRFPDALTAKNALLSITVVPELQGKMTQTNVPQLTMLIKPKIMFGILSISGLSTIAVKAILFADSRIEHTFINMAIAIIAAMVITITQLGAVQIVQADQQEKLEGFALTILIPVLLVSASGLLWGMGEAVGVTSGIIVAEIITVSYCWLQIPAWRTKSFQLRFATLLMAIASGITLGLKLI, from the coding sequence ATGTATAAATCTCCCAATTTAACTAATCATGGATATGAAATCAATACCGAATTGGGACGTAATCGGGAGGGAGGAAGAATAACTTGGCAAGGAATTAATTTAACTAATCAACAAACAGTTATTGTGAAGCAGTTTTGTTTTGCCACCACTGACTCAAGCTGGTCAGGATATAAAGCTTACGAACAAGAAATTCAAGTATTAGAAAAGCTAAACCATCCTCGTATTCCGAGATATTTAGAGAGTATAGAAACAGAAGATGGTTTTTGTTTAATCCAAGAATATAAACCCGCTTCCAATTTAAAAAACTTCCGTCAGCTTACTTTACTTGAGATTAAACAAATTGCTTTAGAATTGCTCGACATTTTAATCTATTTACAACAGCAAAACCCTCCCATATTGCATCGGGATCTCAAACCAGAAAATATTCTGCTCGATCAACAGCTCAATGTATATTTAGTTGATTTTGGTTTCGCTAGTCTTGGTAGCCGAGAGGTTAGCGGTAGTAGTGTCTTTCAGGGAACTCCAGGCTTTATGGCTCCAGAACAGATAATTAAACCTACTCTCGCTTCAGATATTTATAGTTTAGGGATTACTATTGTCTGCTTATTGACCAATAAAGATATTACGGAAATTCGTAATTTAGCCTCAAAAGACGATCCTTATCAACTTGATTTAAAGTCTTTGTTGCCGAAGTTAGATCGACAATTTAGGCATTGGTTAAGCAAGATGACCTATTCTAAGGCTAGCAAACGTTTCCCAGACGCTTTGACGGCTAAAAATGCTTTACTCTCAATTACTGTTGTTCCAGAATTGCAGGGCAAGATGACTCAGACTAATGTTCCTCAATTGACAATGCTAATTAAACCAAAGATTATGTTCGGCATCTTGTCGATTTCTGGTTTAAGCACTATAGCCGTGAAAGCCATTTTGTTTGCTGATAGCCGCATTGAGCATACATTTATCAACATGGCGATCGCTATTATCGCAGCGATGGTGATTACCATTACTCAATTAGGGGCAGTACAAATTGTCCAAGCAGACCAACAGGAAAAATTAGAGGGTTTTGCTCTGACAATATTGATCCCAGTGTTGTTAGTATCTGCCAGTGGTTTACTCTGGGGCATGGGGGAAGCTGTAGGTGTCACTTCGGGGATCATCGTAGCTGAGATAATTACTGTCTCTTATTGTTGGTTACAAATCCCTGCTTGGAGAACAAAAAGTTTCCAGTTAAGGTTTGCTACTCTATTGATGGCGATCGCTTCGGGAATAACTTTAGGATTAAAATTAATTTAA
- a CDS encoding SDR family oxidoreductase has protein sequence MKYLNQHAIITGGSSGIGKATAKLLAQQGANISLIARDRPKLEIAQQEIVAATVNLEQKILIFTADVAQQPAIQTAIQTAIAQLGSPELLITSAGIAYPGYFAELSLKVFEDTMTVNYFGTLYSIRAALPAMEQREQGNIVIISSGAALIGIYGYTAYCPSKFALRGLAESLRGELKPKGIGLTVVYPPDTDTPQLAAENKIKPIETKTITATAKTWTAEAVAQQIIQGVALGRFVVTPGTELTILNRFHSLLAPLLNWYFDRIVKKMNNE, from the coding sequence ATGAAATATTTAAATCAGCATGCAATCATAACGGGGGGATCTAGTGGGATTGGTAAAGCCACTGCCAAGTTATTAGCCCAACAAGGAGCAAATATTTCCCTGATTGCTCGCGATCGCCCTAAATTGGAAATTGCCCAGCAAGAAATAGTAGCAGCAACTGTAAATTTAGAGCAAAAGATCTTAATTTTCACAGCCGATGTAGCCCAACAACCAGCAATCCAAACAGCAATTCAAACAGCGATCGCCCAATTAGGCTCACCAGAACTACTAATTACCTCCGCAGGAATAGCTTACCCTGGTTATTTTGCTGAACTGTCCTTAAAAGTTTTCGAGGACACCATGACAGTGAACTATTTTGGTACTCTATACAGCATTAGAGCTGCGCTACCAGCCATGGAACAGCGAGAGCAAGGGAATATAGTCATAATTTCTTCTGGCGCAGCTTTAATCGGCATTTATGGTTATACCGCCTATTGCCCTTCTAAATTTGCCCTTAGAGGGTTAGCAGAATCTTTGCGAGGGGAACTTAAGCCCAAGGGAATTGGGTTAACAGTTGTGTATCCACCTGATACCGATACTCCTCAACTAGCAGCAGAAAATAAAATTAAGCCTATCGAAACCAAAACAATTACGGCAACTGCCAAAACCTGGACAGCCGAAGCAGTTGCGCAGCAAATTATTCAGGGAGTTGCCCTCGGGCGATTTGTGGTTACTCCTGGTACAGAACTCACAATTTTAAATCGCTTTCATAGCTTGCTTGCTCCTTTGTTAAACTGGTATTTTGACCGTATCGTTAAGAAAATGAATAATGAATAG
- a CDS encoding NAD(P)H-quinone oxidoreductase subunit 4, producing the protein MTHFPWLTTCILLPIVAALFVPIIPDKEGKTVRWYALIIGLIDFAVMVYGFYQDYDFSNADLQLVESYSWIPELDLNWSVGADGLSMPLILLTGFITTLAIMAAWPVTYKPKLFYFLMLAMYGGQIAVFAVQDMLLFFLVWELELVPVYLILSIWGGKKRLYAATKFILYTAGGSLFILVAALTMAFYGDTVTFEMSAIAAKDYAFNLQLFLYAGFLIAYGVKLPIFPLHTWLPDAHGEATAPAHMLLAGILLKMGGYALLRMNAGMLPDAHAFFAPMLVILGVVNIIYAALTSFAQRNLKRKIAYSSISHMGFVLIGIASFTDLGTSGAMLQMISHGLIGASLFFMVGATYDRTHTLMLDEMGGIGGKMKKIFAMWTTCSFASMALPGMSGFVAELMVFVGFATSDAYSSTFKVIILFLAAVGVILTPIYLLSMLREILYGPENKELVDHTNLIDAEPREVFIIACLLIPIIGIGLYPKLVTQIYDSSTSQLTARLRNSVPRLLQQAKAPSNLYSMMPLTAPEIEVVSSK; encoded by the coding sequence ATGACACACTTTCCCTGGTTAACTACATGCATTCTATTGCCCATCGTCGCTGCTTTATTTGTGCCGATAATCCCGGACAAAGAAGGCAAAACAGTGCGTTGGTATGCCCTAATCATTGGCTTAATTGATTTCGCAGTTATGGTCTATGGTTTTTACCAAGACTATGACTTTAGTAACGCTGATTTACAGTTAGTCGAAAGCTATTCCTGGATACCTGAATTAGACCTCAATTGGTCGGTTGGAGCTGATGGGCTATCAATGCCGTTGATTTTGCTGACCGGTTTTATTACCACCTTAGCAATTATGGCGGCTTGGCCTGTAACTTATAAGCCCAAGCTATTTTATTTTTTGATGTTGGCAATGTATGGCGGACAAATTGCCGTCTTCGCCGTACAGGATATGCTGCTGTTTTTCTTGGTTTGGGAATTAGAGCTAGTTCCGGTATATCTCATCTTGTCCATTTGGGGCGGAAAAAAACGTCTTTATGCGGCGACCAAGTTTATCCTCTATACCGCAGGAGGTTCCCTATTTATTTTAGTTGCTGCCTTGACTATGGCATTTTATGGCGATACCGTAACCTTTGAAATGAGTGCGATCGCTGCCAAAGATTATGCCTTTAACCTGCAATTATTTTTATATGCTGGTTTTTTAATTGCCTATGGTGTCAAGCTACCAATATTTCCCCTGCATACCTGGCTACCGGATGCTCATGGAGAGGCAACAGCTCCTGCCCATATGTTACTAGCGGGTATTCTTTTGAAAATGGGAGGATATGCCCTCTTACGAATGAATGCAGGAATGCTGCCTGATGCCCATGCCTTCTTTGCTCCGATGTTAGTTATTTTGGGAGTAGTTAATATTATTTACGCAGCATTAACTTCTTTTGCTCAACGCAATCTCAAGCGCAAAATTGCCTATTCTTCGATTTCCCACATGGGCTTTGTCTTGATTGGGATTGCCTCCTTTACCGATTTAGGTACAAGTGGCGCCATGCTACAGATGATTTCTCATGGTCTGATTGGTGCCAGCCTCTTCTTTATGGTGGGGGCTACCTATGACCGTACCCACACCCTGATGCTAGATGAGATGGGTGGTATTGGTGGCAAGATGAAAAAAATCTTTGCCATGTGGACTACTTGTTCTTTTGCTTCGATGGCATTACCAGGAATGAGTGGTTTTGTAGCTGAATTAATGGTTTTCGTGGGTTTCGCGACCAGTGATGCCTATAGTTCTACTTTTAAAGTAATTATCCTCTTCCTGGCTGCGGTTGGGGTCATTTTAACTCCCATCTATTTACTATCGATGTTACGGGAAATACTCTATGGTCCTGAAAATAAAGAACTGGTTGACCACACTAATCTGATAGATGCTGAACCCAGAGAAGTATTCATCATTGCTTGTCTCTTGATTCCGATTATCGGTATTGGTTTATATCCCAAACTAGTTACCCAGATTTATGACTCTAGTACTAGTCAACTAACTGCTAGATTGCGTAATTCTGTCCCCAGGCTATTACAGCAAGCAAAAGCCCCATCTAATCTCTATTCGATGATGCCTTTAACTGCTCCGGAAATCGAAGTTGTTAGCAGTAAGTAA
- the lpxC gene encoding UDP-3-O-acyl-N-acetylglucosamine deacetylase: MGSTVKREFELSGVGLHLGTNTTVKVMPANPGDGRYFVRTDLPEKPIIPAQVGAVGQTTLSTELVAGEAKVRTVEHLLASLSANGIDDAHIEINGEEVPLLDGSAKNWCEAIAKVGIINHSAESPVNHPTFLLQEPIWIRDQDSFVAALPASETRFTYGIDFPYEVIGNQWHSWNPSQDNFATEIAPARTFGFAEQIEQLQKAGLIQGGSLENALVCSHSGWVNPPLRFTNEPARHKLLDLVGDISLLGQIPSVHFIAYKASHKLHIQLATKIAEII, translated from the coding sequence ATGGGAAGTACGGTTAAGAGAGAATTTGAATTGTCGGGAGTGGGGTTGCACTTGGGTACAAATACCACCGTAAAGGTGATGCCTGCTAATCCTGGAGATGGTCGCTATTTTGTGCGTACAGACCTACCTGAAAAGCCGATTATTCCTGCCCAAGTTGGTGCGGTGGGACAAACTACTCTGTCTACAGAATTAGTGGCAGGAGAAGCCAAAGTACGTACCGTAGAACATCTTTTAGCTTCTTTGTCGGCTAATGGTATAGATGATGCCCACATTGAAATTAATGGAGAAGAAGTTCCCTTACTAGATGGTTCGGCTAAAAACTGGTGTGAGGCGATCGCCAAGGTGGGGATTATTAACCATTCGGCTGAATCCCCAGTTAACCATCCAACCTTCCTACTCCAAGAACCAATTTGGATTAGGGACCAAGACTCATTTGTTGCTGCTTTACCAGCGTCAGAAACTCGTTTTACCTATGGTATCGATTTTCCTTACGAGGTCATTGGCAATCAATGGCATAGTTGGAATCCTAGTCAGGATAATTTTGCTACCGAAATTGCTCCTGCCCGTACTTTTGGTTTTGCCGAACAAATCGAGCAGCTACAAAAAGCGGGGTTAATTCAAGGAGGGAGTTTGGAAAATGCCTTGGTTTGTAGTCATTCTGGTTGGGTCAATCCCCCTTTAAGATTTACGAATGAACCAGCCCGTCATAAACTATTAGATTTAGTAGGGGATATTAGTTTATTGGGACAAATACCGAGCGTTCACTTTATTGCTTATAAAGCGAGTCATAAGCTGCATATTCAGTTGGCAACTAAAATAGCTGAAATTATTTAA
- a CDS encoding DUF2993 domain-containing protein, translating to MEVLTIVLSGLLSLVSSGGIILDSVAANRIRSQLISIEEQDIRVDNSPSYGIAQGKLQQVRIATRGVTIKPDLRIAVLELETDRVHFNRDKLDFNSIDGLRESLEQPLQGAAKLIVTEDDLNQALKSPEVVAQMQQVLNRLIIRKAGSTNISYQLIAPQVELNSANRFGVKFNLSRPSTNSEINRNAIAPSSTDSSLTRELAIDLEFKILVLKGKTIRIAEPQGTVNGRPMSSRLLTGFAEGISDRLNLSFLESNGILARILQLEIDEDKLKLVGFAKVETKTTQLSSNR from the coding sequence ATGGAAGTTCTAACGATTGTCTTGTCAGGATTATTGTCTCTAGTATCTAGTGGTGGCATAATTCTTGATTCTGTCGCTGCTAATCGAATTCGCTCTCAGTTAATCAGCATCGAGGAACAAGATATTCGGGTAGATAATAGTCCTAGCTATGGAATTGCCCAAGGAAAACTGCAACAAGTCAGAATTGCCACCAGAGGAGTAACAATCAAACCCGATCTGAGAATAGCAGTTTTAGAATTGGAAACAGATCGGGTTCATTTTAATCGTGACAAATTAGACTTTAATAGTATAGATGGCTTGAGAGAATCTCTGGAGCAACCATTGCAGGGTGCCGCCAAATTAATTGTGACGGAGGACGATCTTAATCAAGCTTTAAAATCTCCTGAAGTGGTGGCTCAAATGCAACAGGTTCTTAACCGCCTCATAATTCGTAAAGCTGGTTCTACTAATATCTCCTATCAGTTGATTGCTCCCCAAGTAGAATTAAACTCAGCAAATCGCTTCGGAGTAAAATTTAACTTAAGCAGACCGAGCACGAATTCTGAAATAAATCGTAATGCTATTGCGCCATCTTCAACTGACAGTAGTCTGACCAGAGAGTTAGCTATTGATTTAGAATTTAAAATTTTAGTCTTAAAAGGGAAGACAATTCGGATTGCAGAACCGCAAGGTACAGTTAATGGTCGCCCAATGTCATCTAGATTACTAACAGGCTTTGCTGAAGGCATTAGCGATCGCCTTAATTTGAGTTTCTTAGAAAGCAACGGAATTTTAGCCCGTATCTTACAATTAGAAATTGATGAAGATAAATTAAAGTTAGTTGGTTTTGCGAAAGTGGAAACAAAAACGACTCAATTGTCTTCAAATAGATAA
- a CDS encoding GerMN domain-containing protein, whose product MQDRNKNRFSLPVVAAITGIILAAGGGAAWWAKTALEREAQVSPPIPSPIVKEEVPAVPEPITQEKVVEVCWLNPTDQSIQLVSNTMTFQKSVKSERVLETALETLFSSPPQGSTYTTAIPEGTKLLNLTMDKEGIHLNLSQEFVSGGGSASMSSRLAQVIYTATSSNPGERVWLNVEGKPLNNLGQEGIMVNQPMTRQDFKDNFTL is encoded by the coding sequence ATGCAGGATCGTAACAAAAACCGTTTTTCTCTTCCTGTGGTGGCAGCAATTACAGGAATTATTTTAGCGGCGGGAGGAGGTGCTGCTTGGTGGGCAAAGACCGCCCTGGAACGAGAAGCTCAAGTTTCTCCGCCAATCCCTTCTCCAATAGTTAAAGAGGAAGTTCCAGCTGTACCAGAACCAATTACACAAGAAAAAGTTGTTGAAGTTTGTTGGTTGAATCCAACCGATCAAAGTATTCAATTAGTTTCTAACACGATGACTTTTCAAAAGTCAGTTAAATCTGAGCGAGTCTTAGAAACTGCTTTGGAAACTTTATTTTCTAGTCCACCTCAAGGTTCGACCTATACTACGGCTATTCCTGAAGGGACCAAATTACTCAATTTAACTATGGACAAAGAGGGGATTCATCTCAATCTATCTCAAGAGTTTGTCTCTGGTGGCGGGAGTGCCTCAATGAGTAGTAGGTTGGCACAGGTTATTTATACTGCTACTAGTTCCAACCCTGGGGAACGTGTTTGGCTCAATGTGGAAGGAAAACCGCTCAACAATTTAGGGCAAGAAGGAATTATGGTTAACCAACCGATGACCAGACAAGATTTTAAAGATAACTTTACTTTATAA